From a single Nymphaea colorata isolate Beijing-Zhang1983 chromosome 4, ASM883128v2, whole genome shotgun sequence genomic region:
- the LOC116253033 gene encoding probable xyloglucan glycosyltransferase 5 has translation MAPSFDFPDWWSKETRKGTPVVVTMENPNFSVLELDGPEATFRSAEKDRGRNAKQFTWVLLLKAHRAVGCVAWMAMALWALLGTIQKRLIFQQGVVVESEKPHKNRLFRFIRAFLVISLAFLVLELVAHLNGWHFYKPSLHMLDVSEIQGFLHATYLLWLTFRADYIAPLILALSKFCVILFLIQSADRMVLCLGCFWIKYKKIKPRIDGDPFKSEDVEQPGYEYPMVLVQIPMCNEREVYEQSISAVCQIDWPKDRLLIQVLDDSDDDSIQCLIRAEVMKWSQRGVNIVYRHRLVRTGYKAGNLKSAMNCDYVKAYEFVAIFDADFQPNPDYLKQTIPYFKNDPQLGLVQARWSFVNSDENLLTRLQNINLCFHFEVEQQVNGVFLNFFGFNGTAGVWRIKALEESGGWLERTTVEDMDIAVRAHLNGWKFIFLNDVKVLCEVPESYEAYRKQQHRWHSGPMQLFRLCLPAIITSKISIWKKCNLIFLFFLLRKLILPFYSFTLFCIILPLTMFIPEAELPLWVICYVPVVMSFLNILPALRSFPFIIPYLLFENTMSVTKFNAMISGLFQLGSSYEWVVTKKAGRSSEPDLLAAAERETKNLNQQLTRGASESELSELNKLKERKSAPSKKKINKIYMKELTLAFLLLTASARSLLSAQGIHFYFLLFQGISFLLVGLDLIGEQVS, from the exons atggcacCAAGCTTTGATTTTCCAGACTGGTGGTCTAAGGAGACAAGGAAGGGTACTCCTGTTGTGGTGACAATGGAGAACCCCAATTTCTCTGTGCTCGAGCTGGATGGGCCTGAAGCCACATTCCGTTCGGCCGAGAAGGATCGCGGCAGGAACGCGAAGCAGTTTACTTGGGTCTTGCTTCTCAAGGCTCACCGGGCTGTCGGCTGCGTCGCTTGGATGGCCATGGCCTTATGGGCGCTGCTTGGCACAATTCAGAAGCGCTTAATCTTCCAACAGGGAGTGGTGGTGGAGTCTGAGAAACCACATAAGAATAGGCTCTTTAGATTCATCAGAGCTTTCTTAGTGATCTCTCTGGCTTTTCTGGTTTTGGAATTGGTCGCCCACTTGAATGGTTGGCATTTCTATAAGCCCAGTTTGCATATGCTGGATGTGTCTGAGATCCAAGGCTTTCTGCACGCAACTTATTTGTTATGGTTGACGTTTCGGGCCGACTACATTGCTCCCCTCATTCTGGCGCTCTCAAAATTTTGTGTTATTCTCTTCCTTATTCAGTCTGCAGATCGAATGGTTCTTTGCCTTGGCTGCTTCTGGATCAAGTATAAGAAGATTAAGCCTCGGATAGATGGTGATCCCTTCAAATCTGAAGATGTAGAGCAGCCTGGGTATGAGTACCCTATGGTTCTCGTTCAGATTCCTATGTGCAATGAAAGGGAG GTCTACGAGCAATCAATTTCCGCTGTCTGCCAGATTGATTGGCCTAAGGACCGGTTGTTGATTCAAGTTCTTGACGATTCAGATGATGATAGCATTCAGTGTCTGATCAGAGCGGAGGTTATGAAATGGAGCCAACGGGGTGTGAATATTGTCTACCGGCATCGTTTGGTAAGGACTGGCTACAAGGCTGGTAATCTCAAGTCCGCAATGAATTGCGACTATGTCAAGGCCTATGAATTTGTTGCCATCTTTGATGCGGATTTCCAGCCAAATCCTGATTATCTTAAGCAGACAATACCATATTTTAAG AATGATCCGCAACTTGGGTTGGTTCAGGCACGATGGTCATTCGTGAACAGTGATGAGAACTTGCTAACACGCCTCCAGAACATAAATCTCTGTTTTCACTTTGAGGTTGAGCAGCAGGTCAATGGTGTTTTTCTTAACTTCTTTGGATTTAATGGGACTGCGGGTGTGTGGAGGATCAAAGCCCTTGAAGAATCCGGTGGTTGGCTTGAGAGAACTACTGTGGAGGATATGGATATTGCTGTTCGAGCCCATCTAAATGGATGGAAATTTATCTTCCTGAATGATGTTAAA GTCCTTTGTGAAGTTCCAGAATCTTATGAAGCATACCGTAAACAGCAGCACAGGTGGCACTCAGGCCCAATGCAGCTCTTCCGATTATGCCTCCCAGCCATCATAACTTCCAAG ATATCAATATGGAAGAAGTgcaacttgatttttctttttttccttctgagGAAATTGATTCTTCCCTTCTATTCTTTCACATTATTTTGCATTATTCTTCCTCTAACCATGTTCATACCCGAAGCTGAATTACCTTTATGGGTGATCTGTTACGTTCCTGTTGTCATGTCATTCCTCAACATTCTTCCTGCTCTCCGGTCCTTTCCTTTCATTATTCCCTATCTTCTCTTTGAGAACACGATGTCTGTGACCAAGTTCAATGCAATGATTTCTGGGTTGTTCCAGTTGGGCAGTTCTTATGAATGGGTAGTAACCAAAAAAGCTGGTAGATCATCAGAGCCGGACTTGCTGGCTGCAGCTGAGAGGGAGACAAAGAACTTGAACCAGCAGCTTACTCGGGGGGCTTCTGAGAGTGAACTTTCAGAGCTGAACAAGCTGAAGGAGCGAAAATCAGCTCCTTCTAAAAAGAAGATCAATAAGATATACATGAAAGAGCTAACTCTAGCATTTCTTCTCCTCACTGCGTCTGCACGAAGCTTGTTGTCGGCTCAGGGCATCCATTTCTATTTCCTGCTTTTCCAGGGTATTTCCTTCCTCCTTGTAGGTCTTGACCTGATTGGCGAGCAGGTGAGCTGA